GTGCCGTCCACGCCGACGACGACGGGCGCTGTGACGGTAGGCATCTCGGGACTCACCGGGACCGGACGACGATCACCGGAGCGTGGGAGGCCTGGGCCACCTTCGAACCGACGGAGCCCAGCATCATCCCGCTGAAGCCGCCGCGCCCGTGGCTACCGACCACGACGAGCTGAGCCTCCTGTGATTCGTCTACCAGCCAACGCGCAGGTTGATCGCAAACGATTCGACGCTGGATGTGGACGTCTGGATACTGGTCCTGCCAACCGGCCAGCCGTTCGGCCAGTATCTCGTGTCCTTCATCCTCGTACCGGTGCCAGTCCATTCCGAGGACGGGGAGGACGCCCACGTCACTCCATGCATGCAGCGCCACAAGATCCACACCTCGCCGTGATGCCTCGTCGAAGGCCAGTGCCGTCGCATCCTCCGAACTGGGCGATCCGTCGATGCCGAGTAAGACAGGAGAGTCATCGTCGGGCGCCTTGACGTCGTCGGCATGGATGATCGCGACCGGACCGTGCCCGTGGTGAACCAGACCGCTGCTGACTGAACCGAGCAAAGCGCGGCCCAGAGCGCCCATACCCCGGCTACCGACGACGGTCATGAACGCGTCGCGCGACCCGATGACCAACGCCGATGGGGCGTCCGTATGTCTCGTCTCCGTTCGGACAGGTGGCGGCTGCGATTCGCCCGCGCCCGCCTGAACTATCTTCTGCGCCTTCTCGATCACCTCACGGGCGCTTGCCTGTTGAGATTCGACGAAACTCGCCTCCAGATAAGCCACCGGCCAGCTCACGCGTACGGGCGGGATGGCATGCATCAGTGTGAGGGGTTGGTCGCGCAAGACGGCTTCTTCGGTCGCCCAGCGT
The sequence above is drawn from the Mycobacterium gallinarum genome and encodes:
- a CDS encoding universal stress protein, translating into MSRDRTRYGILVGVDGSPESEAAIRWATEEAVLRDQPLTLMHAIPPVRVSWPVAYLEASFVESQQASAREVIEKAQKIVQAGAGESQPPPVRTETRHTDAPSALVIGSRDAFMTVVGSRGMGALGRALLGSVSSGLVHHGHGPVAIIHADDVKAPDDDSPVLLGIDGSPSSEDATALAFDEASRRGVDLVALHAWSDVGVLPVLGMDWHRYEDEGHEILAERLAGWQDQYPDVHIQRRIVCDQPARWLVDESQEAQLVVVGSHGRGGFSGMMLGSVGSKVAQASHAPVIVVRSR